ATATGGGGTGACGCCGTCAATTTACTGGATTCAGTGGATTTATTACTTCATTTGTATGATTGCCTGGCTGATTGCTTTTGGTATTTTTAATTCAACAATTTCCGTCCTGGTTCGCGATTATCGGATCTTGTTGCAGTCACTCATGCGGATGCTGTTTTATATGTCGGGCGTTCTCTTCAATTTCCAGACGGATGCCTTTCCAGCACCGTTTGTTCATATTCTGCAGTTAAATCCATTCTTCTACGTCGTTTCCGGTTTCCGTGACGGGATGCTGGGCAGTGCCTGGTTCTGGCAGAAACCAACTTTGACGATTGTCTTTTGGGGCATGATTCTCTTCTTCTTATTGGTTGGTTCTCATCTGCATTACAAATTCCGTTCTCGATTTGTTGATTTAATCTAGTTTTGAGGGTGAGCTTTTGAAACGTTCAATGATCAATCTTATTAAACTCATAGCCCGCATTGTACTCATCGTGATGAACGATGGGTTTATTTGTATGCCCGTCAAAAAGGGGACGGTGTTATTTGAAAGTTTTAACGGCAAAGATGTCAGTGACAATCCATTTGCTATCTACAATCAATTAATCCAAGATGACCCGGCTGCCCGAAAGCGGTGCTATTTCAGTGTCAAACCCAGTGAGTACGGCAGGCTGGTTAAACAGTATCCAAATATTCAATTTGTCAAACGGTTCACGCCGGGATGGGTGAAATACATTGCCAAGGCTGATTATTGGGTGATGAATTCGCGGATGCCAAAGTGGTGGCGCAAAAATAAGCGAACCACTTTCATTCAAACCTGGCATGGAACACCGTTAAAGAAGCTTGGAATCGATATTGAAAACGTTGAGATTCCTGGCAGCCAGACAGCTGAATATCATCAGGAATTTATTGATGAGGCTGCCCGGTGGGATTATTTAATTGCGCCAAATCAATATTCACACGATATTTTTAAATCCGCTTTTGGCTATTCAGGCCAATTCTTAGATATTGGCTATCCCAGAAACGATATTTTATATACTGAAAATAACGCTGATGACATTCGAAAAATCAAGCAAACCCTATTTGGCTATCAGCCTAAACAGGTGATGATGTACGCACCCACCTGGCGGGATGACGATTTTTCCGAGAAAGGGAAATACCAATTCACGCTGCCGTTTGATCTGGCACAATTTTTCGAAAATGTCGATCCCCAAACGCTTCTGGTCATTCGGCCACACTACTTGGTTAAAGACAATATTGATATTAGCGGGTTTGAAGACCGGGTCAAAATACTCGCTGATGTCGACATTAACCAACTATACTTAATAACCGATCTACTCATTACTGATTATTCATCAGTGATGTTTGATTTTGCCAACCTCAAGCGGCCAATCCTGTTTTATCCTTATGATCTGGCTCATTATCGTGATCAGCTGCGGGGCTTTTACTTTCAGTACGATCAAGCTAATCTGCCGGGACCAATGGTTGAAAATCAAACTGACTTTTATCAAAAGTTAAGTGAATACCGTCAAACTGGTGCTTTTACTGATTTCAGTGACAATTTGACCCGGTTTAACCAAAAATTCTGTGCCTGGGAAGATGGTCAGGCTTCCCAAAAAGTCAGTCAATTAATTTTACAAGGGGGATATACAAATGAGTGAAACACCATTTTTAATCGGTTCTCATGTCAGTATGAACGGCAAGGACATGTTCCTCGGGTCTGCCAAAGAGGCGGCTTCCTACGGTGAAACCGTCTTTATGGTTTATACCGGAGCGCCGCAAAATACGGTTCGTAAACCCATTGAGAAGTTGAATGCCGATGCCGGCAAGCAGTATATGTCCGATCATGGCCTCCAAGCGGTTGTGGTCCATGCGCCTTATATCATCAACCTGGGGAACACTTTCAAACCGGAAAATTTCAGTTTTGGTGTTGATTTTTTGCGGCAGGAAATTCAACGTGCACAAGCCATTGGGGCTAAAGAAATTGTGCTTCATCCCGGCGCTCACGTTGGTGCCGGTCCGCAAAAAGCGATCGATCAAATTGCCAAGGGCTTAAATGAAGTGATTGAGAAGGACCAGCACGTCCAAATTGCTTTGGAAACCATGGCTGGCAAAGGCACCGAAGTTGGGACGTCATTTGAGCAGTTGGCTGAAATTATCGATAAGGTCAGTGACAACGACAAACTCTCCGTGACCTTCGACACCTGTCATACCAGCGATGCCGGTTATGATATTAAAAATGACTTTGATGGGGTCTTGAATCAATTTGACCACATCATCGGCCTTGACCGGCTCAAAGTTATTCACCTGAACGATTCCAAAAATCCGCAGGGCAGCCATAAAGACCGCCATCAAATTCTTGGGTTGGGAACAATTGGTTTTGATACCTTGAACTACATTGCCCATCACGCACAATTAAAAAGCGTTCCCAAAATTATGGAAACGCCAATTTTGAAGGATCCTGACAATAAAAACGTTAAGTGGAATCCTCATGGTTATGAAGTTGCAATGCTGAAAAAACAGCAGTTTAATCCCAATATTATTGAAGATATGAAAGCTGGAAGACCTTACTAGTCAGGCCAAATCAATCTTCGAATTCAGTGGTATTTAAATTGAGGCTTTCCAAGATAATGGTGGCCGTTTCCTCAATGGACTTGTTGGCCACGTTGATTGTTAAACAGCCAATTTGACGATATAATTTTTTCGCGTACGCCAATTCAGTTTTGATATGGGCCGGATCCGAGTAGGGTGTATCAGCGTCCAAGCCGTAAGAAATCATCCGTTGTTTACGGATTTTGCTCAGTTTCTCAGGGGTGTTCAGCAGGCCAAACATTTTATCTTTATCGATGTCGTTGACTTCTTCAGGGAGTTGCAGGTCCGGCCCGATTGGCAGATTGGCAACCCGTTGATTTTGGTTGGCCAAATAAAGCGACAGCGGCGTCTTTGACGTCCTGGAAACCCCAAGCAACACAATGTCAGCTTCCAGCAGTCCCTTGGGATTTTTGCCGTCGTCATTTTCTACAGCAAATTCAATCGCAGAGATCCGTTCAAAGTAATTTTGATTTAAATCATGAATCAACCCAGGGACGTGAGCCGGTTGTTGGCCAGTAACCTGACTGAGCATTGCCATTGGCGTTTGGACGCAGTCAAAGTCATAAATGCCATTTTGACGGCAGAAATCTTGAACCATCTGGCTGAGCTCCGTACTTACCAGCGTGTGAAAAATCATCGCCTGTTTGTTGAGAGCAATTTTTAAGATGCCTTTGAGAATTGAGTCGGTTTGAATAAACGGGAACCGGCGAATTTCGGCTTTCACATCTGGAAATTGTGACAAAGCCGTCTGGGCAATTGTCTGGGCGGTGGCGCCGCTTGAATCCGATATAATAAAAATGTTTTGAGTTTTCATGATAAATAACTCCTAAAATTATATTTGTTAAGTAAATATTAACATGACACATCAATTTTATCTTAAATCATTGACGATGTATTGATTAATATGTATAATTTACTTCGAACCGTTTTAGAAGGCACTTAAAGTGTTGATTAAACAGTTACATTTAAGCTCGGAGGGAGGGAATTTCATATGGCAAAGACAGTCGTTCGTAAAAACGAGTCTCTTGATGATGCTCTTCGACGCTTCAAACGTACAGTTTCTAAAAGCGGTACATTACAGGAATATCGTAAACGAGAGTTTTATGAAAAACCAAGTGTTAAGCGTAAATTAAAGTCTGAAGCAGCACGTAAGCGTAACAACAAGAAGAAACGTCGTTTTTAATAAATGATGACTAAAGGTCGGAGCTAATGTTTATTAGTCTCTGATCTTTTTTAATGTTAAAATTTAAGTATTAAGCGAAAAGAGGTTACTTTGATGAGTGTATATGATAAATTGCTTTCTGACATGAAGGACGCCATGAAGGCTCGTGATAAGGTCCGCTTGGGTGTCATTCGGGGCATTAAGGCTCAGGTGATGAATGCCAAAGTTGCCGATGGCAATCATGATTTAACTGAAGATCAAATTAACGATATCATTATGAAAGAAATTAAGCAGCAAAAGGAATCCTTGGAAGAATTCCAAAAAGCTGACCGAAAAGATTTGGCAGAAGAACAGGAAGCCAAACTAAAGATTGCCGAGGAATATGCACCAGAACAGCTTTCCGAAGCTGAAGTTGAAAAAATCGTTCAAGAAACTATTTCACAGGTTGGTGCTGAATCAATGGCCGACTTTGGTAAAGTGATGGGTGCCATCATGCCAAAGGTTAAAGGTCAAGCTGACGGCAGTGTTATCAACAAATTGGTTAAGCAGCAGCTGCAAAGCTAGTATACTTTAGATAACCACAACTTTGTGGTAATATCTGAACCAATATGACTAATAAAAAAGGAGCTCACTTACTTGGCTGATACTCAACAAGTTACAAGAGAGTTTATTGTATCCGACCCCAACGAATTATTACAAATTGTCGGGACTCAAGACGAGTTCATTACAATTATCGAAGAGGGAATGGATGTCTCCATCAATGTCTTTGGTAATTCACTTCGAGTGACTGGTCAGGATGAACCCGTTAGCATTACCTTACACATTTTGGAGAATATTCTCTCTTTAATTCAAAAGGGAATTAATATTAACAGCAGCGACTTCATCAGTGCGATGAATATGGCTCAAAACGGCACGCTGGAGTACTTTAAAGATTTATACAATGAAGTGCTCATCAAAGACGCAAAGGGCAAGGCGGTCCGCGTTAAGACCTTTGGTCAGCGGCAGTATATTCAGGCAATCAAGCATCATGATGTCGCTTTTGGCATTGGCCCAGCCGGTACCGGGAAAACTTACTTGGCTGTCGTCATGGCGATCGCGGCTTTGAAGAAGGGCACCGTTGACAAAATTGTCCTTACCCGACCAGCGGTTGAAGCTGGTGAAAGTTTGGGCTTTTTGCCTGGTGACCTGAAAGAAAAGGTTGATCCTTATCTGCGACCAATTTACGATGCCCTGCACGCCATTTTGGGTGCCGAGCACACTGAACGATTGATGGACCGGGGGACGATTGAAATCGCGCCGCTGGCTTACATGCGTGGTCGGACTTTGGACAATGCCTTTGTGATCTTGGATGAGGCCCAAAACACCACCAACATGCAGATGAAGATGTTCTTAACCCGATTGGGATTTGGCTCGAAGATGATCGTTAACGGTGATATTTCACAAATTGATTTGCCAAAGCATTCGACCAGCGGATTGATTACCGCTCAAAAGATCTTGAAGGATATTGATCAAATTGAATTTGTAACCTTCACGGCTAAGGATGTCGTCCGTCACCCAGTTGTTGCTAAAATCATTACCGCTTACGAAAAAAG
Above is a genomic segment from Lentilactobacillus buchneri containing:
- a CDS encoding CDP-glycerol glycerophosphotransferase family protein, with translation MKRSMINLIKLIARIVLIVMNDGFICMPVKKGTVLFESFNGKDVSDNPFAIYNQLIQDDPAARKRCYFSVKPSEYGRLVKQYPNIQFVKRFTPGWVKYIAKADYWVMNSRMPKWWRKNKRTTFIQTWHGTPLKKLGIDIENVEIPGSQTAEYHQEFIDEAARWDYLIAPNQYSHDIFKSAFGYSGQFLDIGYPRNDILYTENNADDIRKIKQTLFGYQPKQVMMYAPTWRDDDFSEKGKYQFTLPFDLAQFFENVDPQTLLVIRPHYLVKDNIDISGFEDRVKILADVDINQLYLITDLLITDYSSVMFDFANLKRPILFYPYDLAHYRDQLRGFYFQYDQANLPGPMVENQTDFYQKLSEYRQTGAFTDFSDNLTRFNQKFCAWEDGQASQKVSQLILQGGYTNE
- a CDS encoding deoxyribonuclease IV, coding for MSETPFLIGSHVSMNGKDMFLGSAKEAASYGETVFMVYTGAPQNTVRKPIEKLNADAGKQYMSDHGLQAVVVHAPYIINLGNTFKPENFSFGVDFLRQEIQRAQAIGAKEIVLHPGAHVGAGPQKAIDQIAKGLNEVIEKDQHVQIALETMAGKGTEVGTSFEQLAEIIDKVSDNDKLSVTFDTCHTSDAGYDIKNDFDGVLNQFDHIIGLDRLKVIHLNDSKNPQGSHKDRHQILGLGTIGFDTLNYIAHHAQLKSVPKIMETPILKDPDNKNVKWNPHGYEVAMLKKQQFNPNIIEDMKAGRPY
- a CDS encoding pyruvate, water dikinase regulatory protein, with protein sequence MKTQNIFIISDSSGATAQTIAQTALSQFPDVKAEIRRFPFIQTDSILKGILKIALNKQAMIFHTLVSTELSQMVQDFCRQNGIYDFDCVQTPMAMLSQVTGQQPAHVPGLIHDLNQNYFERISAIEFAVENDDGKNPKGLLEADIVLLGVSRTSKTPLSLYLANQNQRVANLPIGPDLQLPEEVNDIDKDKMFGLLNTPEKLSKIRKQRMISYGLDADTPYSDPAHIKTELAYAKKLYRQIGCLTINVANKSIEETATIILESLNLNTTEFED
- the rpsU gene encoding 30S ribosomal protein S21, which produces MAKTVVRKNESLDDALRRFKRTVSKSGTLQEYRKREFYEKPSVKRKLKSEAARKRNNKKKRRF
- a CDS encoding GatB/YqeY domain-containing protein; protein product: MSVYDKLLSDMKDAMKARDKVRLGVIRGIKAQVMNAKVADGNHDLTEDQINDIIMKEIKQQKESLEEFQKADRKDLAEEQEAKLKIAEEYAPEQLSEAEVEKIVQETISQVGAESMADFGKVMGAIMPKVKGQADGSVINKLVKQQLQS
- a CDS encoding PhoH family protein; this encodes MADTQQVTREFIVSDPNELLQIVGTQDEFITIIEEGMDVSINVFGNSLRVTGQDEPVSITLHILENILSLIQKGININSSDFISAMNMAQNGTLEYFKDLYNEVLIKDAKGKAVRVKTFGQRQYIQAIKHHDVAFGIGPAGTGKTYLAVVMAIAALKKGTVDKIVLTRPAVEAGESLGFLPGDLKEKVDPYLRPIYDALHAILGAEHTERLMDRGTIEIAPLAYMRGRTLDNAFVILDEAQNTTNMQMKMFLTRLGFGSKMIVNGDISQIDLPKHSTSGLITAQKILKDIDQIEFVTFTAKDVVRHPVVAKIITAYEKSGN